Genomic window (Psychromonas sp. L1A2):
GGCCAGTTTGATATTAACTACGCCGTTGCTTCTTTAGGCACCGCAACCACACCAGATCATATTCAATTATTATTTAGACAAACCAGTGAAGTTGTTTGCTGTTTCGATGGTGATAATGCAGGACGAACAGCCGCATGGCGTGCTCTTGAAAATGCCCTGCCCTCTATTCAAGATGGTCGAACATTACGCTTTATGTTCTTACCAGACGGAGAAGATCCTGATAGTTTAGTTCAAAAAGAAGGCAAAGCATTTTTTGAAAAACTTATCGATCAAGCAATGCCTTTATCTGATTTTTTATATCAACATTTATTATCACAAGTTGATATGCGCAGTGCCGATAGTAAATCGAAATTAGCACAACTAGCGATTCCATTATTAACTAAATTGCCTGATTCAGTGTTCAGACAAATGATGGAAACTCGTTTAATAAGCTTATTAGGCATTGAAAAAGAAGGGTTAAAAAAATTATTACCCGCAGCAAAAACCGTTGAAAAAAAGCAAGCATCACAAAAAATAACGCCAATGCGTCTAGCAATTTCACTATTACTACAACAACCAAAAATGGCTTATCAACTACCTGAAATACCTGAATTTAAAGAGATACAAATACCTGGGATAAATCTTTTGAATACACTACTTGAAATGTGTAGAAATGCCCCCCATATAAATACAGGAACGTTAATAGAGCATTGGCGAGGTTATCCCGAAGAAAAACAATTAATTACCTTAGCAACTTGGGATAATCAAATAAAAGAAGATAAATATGAAGAGTTTTTCTTTGATATATTAGATACTTTTTTATCAAAATACTTCACCCAACGTATTGAATTTTTGAAACAAAAGTCCAGACAGGGCGAGATTTTAACAAAAGAGGAAAGAGTGCAAC
Coding sequences:
- the dnaG gene encoding DNA primase; this encodes MAGRIPKNFIDDLISRTDIVDVIDSRLKLKKKGKSYRARCPFHNGNNDSTFSVSPDQQFYHCFNCGVSGNVLSFLMEYDGIEFVDAVEVLAESLSIDIPREDSGQAQSTATYVDRKDLYQLMGDITRFYQQQLRTHSNSEKVISYLKSRGLSGQTAKYFQIGYAPDGWDEVRKKFAINKQTEQQLVDAGMLISKDSGGSYDRFRDRLMFPIHDRRGRVIGFGGRVFDDTTPKYLNSPETPIFHKGKELYGLYQVKQYEKDVQRILVVEGYMDVVALGQFDINYAVASLGTATTPDHIQLLFRQTSEVVCCFDGDNAGRTAAWRALENALPSIQDGRTLRFMFLPDGEDPDSLVQKEGKAFFEKLIDQAMPLSDFLYQHLLSQVDMRSADSKSKLAQLAIPLLTKLPDSVFRQMMETRLISLLGIEKEGLKKLLPAAKTVEKKQASQKITPMRLAISLLLQQPKMAYQLPEIPEFKEIQIPGINLLNTLLEMCRNAPHINTGTLIEHWRGYPEEKQLITLATWDNQIKEDKYEEFFFDILDTFLSKYFTQRIEFLKQKSRQGEILTKEERVQLAQLFIEQK